A genomic segment from Leopardus geoffroyi isolate Oge1 chromosome A2, O.geoffroyi_Oge1_pat1.0, whole genome shotgun sequence encodes:
- the LOC123606985 gene encoding serine protease 58-like isoform X1, whose amino-acid sequence MNRILLTLLMVTGGVSFVSEDIEGLNHLLYLFYLNSSYRSCVGTLIAPQWVLTAAHCFLPDLWVIFHDSSANLRDFHGEILPYEKIIIHPNFTATSPKNDLMLIKLSVPFTFFSTNMFQLPTLKNAVKDCLIHTWLQTKDFIGNSHSKLQSVTAQLNFNVNCKKMLGEKLLEDMFCMGPTLGSQDHCQVVTAAPAICGGELQGILSWETGCILTGYIVVFTDLHSYVPWIKNIISTK is encoded by the exons gTGGTGTTTCATTTGTTAGTGAAGACATAGAAGGGTTAAATCACCTTCTCTACTTATTTTACCTGAATTCCAGTTATCGGTCCTGTGTGGGGACTCTGATTGCCCCTCAGTGGGTGTTGACGGCTGCACACTGCTTCTTACC agaTCTTTGGGTCATCTTTCATGATAGTTCCGCAAATCTTCGAGACTTTCATGGGGAGATTTTACCTTATGAGAAGATCATTATTCACCCAAACTTCACTGCCACCTCTCCTAAAAATGACCTCATGCTGATAAAGTTGTCTGTACCTTTCACTTTCTTCTCCACCAATATGTTTCAGTTGCCTACTCTCAAGAATGCAGTTAAAGATTGCTTGATTCACACCTGGTTACAGACTAAAGACTTTATTG GAAATTCACATAGTAAGCTGCAAAGTGTCACGGCTCAATTGAACTTTAATGTAAACTGCAAAAAAATGCTGGGTGAAAAACTCCTTGAAGACATGTTCTGTATGGGACCCACGCTAGGAAGTCAGGATCACTGCCAG GTGGTCACAGCTGCACCAGCCATATGTGGCGGTGAATTACAAGGGATTTTGTCTTGGGAAACCGGATGTATTCTAACAGGATACATTGTTGTCTTCACTGACCTACACAGCTACGTGCCATGGATCAAGAACATTATTTCTACAAAATAA